The DNA window GCTGCGCTTCGGCCTGGATCGCGGCCGCCTTGGGAATGCCGTTGCCGGAGGCGTCCACGGAACCCGGCTGCGTCGCGGACAGCAGGGACTTCGCGATGCCGACGGTACCCTCCTTCGACAGGTACCAGGCACCGTCCAGCCCGCCGAAGGTCGACATCGCACCGGATCCCACGCTGCCGTCGACCGTGCCCGCGTACTTCGCGGGCCCGGTGTCGAAGCTCAGCAGGATCGTGCCGTCCTGCTGGTGCCACTTGCCGGTCAGCGCGCCGGTGAAGGTGCCGTTGCCGTTGAACGACAGCATCGTCTGCGCGTAGCTCCGCGTGGCGCCCCAGCTGAAGTGCAGCAGCCAGTTGCCGGAGATCTTCGGTGACGCGAACGTCACGTTCACCCCGACCTGCCGCCACGCGTCGATGATCACCTGCGCCTCGTTGGCCCCGTAGAGCAGGCTCGCGTTGGCCGCGGTGAGGTTCGCGAAGTCGAGGAACTGCGCGGTCGAAGACAGCCTGGGGTCGCACAACGTCGTGTACCAGATGCGGCCAGCCCGCTCCCACGCGTTCCCGCCGAGCCCGATCGCGGCGAGGTAGAACGCCTTGTTCGGAATGCCGGAGTTGATGTGCACGCCACCGTTGTCCGAAGTGGTGTTGACGTAGTGGCTCATGTGCGACGGCTGCGGGTCCTTGCCGAGGTGCGGGTCGTCGTAGGCGGTGCCGGGGTCCTTCATGGACCGCAGCGCGACGCCGTTGACGCCCTTGGCGAGCAGGCCCTGCCCGATCAGCCAGTCGGCCTGCGCCGCCGTCTGGTGCAGCGCGTACTGCTTGACCAACGAGCCGAAGACGTCCGACACCGATTCGTTCAGCGCCCCCGGCTGGTCGTGGTAGACCAGGTTCGCCTGGTGGGCGGTGACCCCGTGGGTCAGTTCGTGGCCCATCACGTCCACCGCGATGGTGAACCGGTTGAAGTACACGCCGTCGCCGTCGCCGAAGACCATCTGGACGCCGTTCCAGAAGGCGTTGTCGTAGTTCACTCCGAAGTGGACGGTCGCCTTGAGGTCCATCCCCGCGTTGTCGATCGAGTTGCGGTTGTAGATGTCCCAGTACAGTTTGAAGGTGGCGCCGAGGCCGTCGTACGCCTCGTCCACGGTGACCTGTCCCGAAGCGGCCTGGCCCTCGGACCTGATGAGCGTGCCCGGCAGGTTCTGGGTCTGGTTCGCGGAGTAGATGTAGCGCTGCAGGTGCGCGGTCGCCGACGGGGCGACCTCGGCAACGGGCATCGCGATGAACTGTTCGGTGAGCCGGGCGGCGCGCACGCTGGTGTCCACGGCGAGGACTTCGAGCACCGCGCGGCGGACATCTTTGTCGGTCGCATTCGCTGCCACCGATTCGAGCATATGGGGAGGAATGATGCAGAAAAGGGAATGCCGGTGCTGAGACATGGCTGTGCCTGCCTTTCGCAAGCAGTAACGGAGGAACGGCTGGCTTGGTCAGAACTTGTTACCGGCCGGGTCGATCGGCAGGCGGGCCGTCTTGCTCGTGACGCCGGTGACTCCCTGTTTGAGCATGTACCACGACCCGGTCAGGCCCGCGAACGTCGACATCGCACCCGATGCCACGTTCGCGTCGACTGTGCCGCCGTACTTGGCCGGTCCGCCCGCGAAGCTCAACAGGATCGTGCCGTCCTGCTGCCGCCAGTTCCCCGCGC is part of the Amycolatopsis sp. CA-230715 genome and encodes:
- a CDS encoding M4 family metallopeptidase, producing the protein MAANATDKDVRRAVLEVLAVDTSVRAARLTEQFIAMPVAEVAPSATAHLQRYIYSANQTQNLPGTLIRSEGQAASGQVTVDEAYDGLGATFKLYWDIYNRNSIDNAGMDLKATVHFGVNYDNAFWNGVQMVFGDGDGVYFNRFTIAVDVMGHELTHGVTAHQANLVYHDQPGALNESVSDVFGSLVKQYALHQTAAQADWLIGQGLLAKGVNGVALRSMKDPGTAYDDPHLGKDPQPSHMSHYVNTTSDNGGVHINSGIPNKAFYLAAIGLGGNAWERAGRIWYTTLCDPRLSSTAQFLDFANLTAANASLLYGANEAQVIIDAWRQVGVNVTFASPKISGNWLLHFSWGATRSYAQTMLSFNGNGTFTGALTGKWHQQDGTILLSFDTGPAKYAGTVDGSVGSGAMSTFGGLDGAWYLSKEGTVGIAKSLLSATQPGSVDASGNGIPKAAAIQAEAQQASGV